Proteins from a genomic interval of Candidatus Eremiobacterota bacterium:
- a CDS encoding GspE/PulE family protein: MDRIKEKIPIDFLQRNLFLPLEENGDLKLGVCSESNLEAIEDLRLILQIDLEPLYMKRDQIDMGLRDLLVQDIGSGSDDDDDSLEILEEETQDLLSHSRDAPIIKLVNSLFLQSLQRRGTDIHIEPYEADARVRIRTDGELHETMTISKNQYTGVCARVKVMARLNLAEHRLPQDGRMRVKAGDNALDVRVSILPTQFGERIVLRILDRGIQIITLENLGLLKEDYVKLRSLISHPYGSILITGPTGSGKSTTLYAMIQEIKSPRRNIITIEDPVEYQIEGIGQIPVNAKIGITFASGLRSILRQDPDVIMVGEIRDPETADIVTHASLTGHLVLSTLHTNDAPTAVSRLVDMGVESYLISSSVIGIIAQRLVRRLCPSCKEPYTPRESELRGMNIKSPPSTLQFYRQRDKGCQDCLGTGFHGRVAIFEIMVIDEDLKSAIIRSPEANVIRKIARDNGMENLMDDGVKKVIKGVTTMEEVLRATTT; this comes from the coding sequence ATGGACAGGATTAAAGAAAAGATTCCCATAGATTTCCTGCAGCGCAACCTCTTTCTGCCTTTAGAGGAGAACGGTGACCTCAAGCTGGGCGTGTGCAGCGAATCGAATCTCGAGGCCATAGAGGACCTCAGGCTCATTCTCCAGATAGACCTGGAACCGCTCTACATGAAAAGAGATCAGATCGATATGGGCCTGCGGGACCTCCTGGTGCAGGACATCGGCTCCGGGAGCGACGATGATGACGACTCCCTCGAAATACTTGAAGAGGAGACACAGGATCTCCTCTCCCATTCCAGGGACGCTCCCATAATCAAGCTTGTGAACAGCCTCTTCCTGCAGTCGCTCCAGAGAAGGGGCACCGATATTCATATCGAGCCCTACGAGGCCGATGCCAGGGTGCGCATCAGGACCGACGGCGAGCTCCATGAGACAATGACGATCTCCAAGAATCAGTACACCGGCGTGTGCGCCCGTGTGAAGGTCATGGCACGGCTCAACCTTGCCGAGCACCGCCTCCCCCAGGATGGCAGGATGAGGGTGAAGGCCGGTGACAATGCCCTCGATGTCCGCGTCTCCATTCTGCCCACCCAGTTCGGCGAGAGAATCGTCCTCCGTATCCTGGACAGGGGCATCCAGATCATCACTCTTGAGAACCTGGGCCTCCTGAAGGAAGACTACGTGAAGCTCAGGAGCCTCATCTCTCATCCTTACGGCTCAATACTCATCACGGGCCCCACGGGAAGCGGCAAGAGCACCACCCTCTATGCGATGATCCAGGAGATCAAGAGTCCGCGCAGGAACATCATCACCATCGAGGATCCCGTGGAATATCAGATTGAGGGGATCGGCCAGATCCCCGTGAACGCCAAGATCGGCATCACCTTCGCCAGCGGCCTCCGCTCCATCCTGCGCCAGGACCCTGACGTGATCATGGTGGGAGAGATCCGCGATCCCGAGACTGCAGATATCGTAACCCATGCGTCCCTCACGGGCCACCTGGTGCTCTCGACGCTCCACACCAATGATGCCCCGACTGCAGTGTCACGCCTCGTGGATATGGGTGTCGAGAGTTACCTGATCTCCTCTTCCGTCATCGGGATAATAGCCCAGAGGCTTGTGAGAAGGCTCTGCCCCTCGTGCAAGGAGCCTTACACGCCCCGCGAATCGGAGCTGAGAGGGATGAATATCAAGAGCCCTCCCTCGACGCTTCAATTCTACCGCCAGAGAGACAAAGGCTGCCAGGACTGCCTTGGCACAGGATTCCATGGGCGTGTCGCAATATTCGAAATCATGGTCATTGACGAAGATCTCAAGAGCGCCATAATCCGCTCCCCTGAGGCAAATGTCATCAGGAAGATTGCCAGGGATAATGGAATGGAGAACCTCATGGATGACGGCGTAAAAAAGGTCATCAAGGGGGTCACTACCATGGAGGAAGTGCTGAGGGCAACCACCACATAA
- a CDS encoding ankyrin repeat domain-containing protein has translation MAGEEEVEGTRQNSREERECSRRAGPAGSFQEPPAKGEIPMDYRDIYHAIFMNDLHAVHAFLTEGVGVNSVDSDGKTPLIEAVANGGTDMVRYLITCGANVNVKEGQYDMTPLHIAATLGHAGIAELLLAAGADFNAKENNYGMTPLHSAAYEGHRDIVKLLLSEGADIEERTHIGFTPLHLVAMRGNTEMAVFLIRQGADINARTYNIVTPLLVAIERGNSEVETLLRSGGATEEIKMW, from the coding sequence ATGGCCGGAGAAGAGGAAGTGGAGGGCACAAGACAGAATTCAAGGGAAGAGAGAGAATGCTCCCGCAGGGCAGGACCTGCAGGGAGCTTCCAGGAGCCGCCGGCGAAGGGAGAAATACCCATGGACTACAGGGATATCTATCATGCCATTTTCATGAATGATCTTCATGCGGTGCATGCCTTCCTCACTGAGGGTGTTGGGGTAAACTCCGTTGACAGCGATGGAAAGACTCCCCTCATCGAGGCAGTGGCAAACGGGGGGACCGACATGGTGAGATATCTCATCACCTGCGGTGCCAATGTGAACGTGAAGGAAGGTCAATATGACATGACCCCCCTTCATATAGCCGCCACGCTTGGCCATGCCGGGATCGCCGAGCTGCTCCTTGCCGCGGGAGCCGATTTCAATGCCAAGGAAAACAATTACGGAATGACGCCTCTCCATTCGGCTGCCTACGAGGGGCACCGGGATATAGTAAAGCTTCTGCTCTCCGAGGGAGCTGACATTGAAGAGAGAACCCATATCGGCTTCACCCCGCTCCATCTGGTGGCGATGAGAGGCAACACCGAAATGGCCGTTTTTCTTATCAGGCAGGGGGCCGATATCAATGCGAGGACTTACAATATCGTCACGCCGCTTCTCGTGGCCATTGAGCGCGGCAACAGCGAAGTGGAGACCCTGCTGCGCTCGGGAGGAGCCACGGAAGAGATAAAGATGTGGTAG
- a CDS encoding radical SAM protein, translating to MKKYLLIESQNLRNYYIPFFEINIPADVVQPLGLIQLASIIKARDPLAHVKILDLRLLKNDFSTLAQIVKDYGPDFIGFRGVSRDAVFMADMVKMMRYLVPGAVLVGGGPHVSAAREKVMKDAPLDYAVYSEGELALPALIDAIEGGGAFQDVPNLIWRDKDRNIVVNPLGPYVSDLDRLPMPSWELLDHEQYFAMNYYPQVPINLNARRELVSIMTSRGCPYQCIFCHNIFGKKFRARSPGNVVDEIEHLYKNFGIRQFDFRDDIFNLDKQRVLSICELIIERGLDLRFSFPNGLRADIMDEELVLAMKKAGLYRLNYALETASPRLQRMTKKNINLEKLRAIMRFTSAQGILTNLFVMLGFPTETREEMMMTVEFSLDPALDFIHTFTVNPFEGTEMAEMLRTEGVNVEDFRKKYDYFAVEYSICELARDEVEALRSDLLKRFFTPERITRTTEKLKAFA from the coding sequence ATGAAGAAGTATCTCCTCATTGAGTCACAAAACCTGAGGAATTACTATATTCCTTTTTTTGAGATCAATATCCCTGCCGATGTAGTGCAGCCCCTGGGCCTCATCCAGCTCGCTTCAATAATCAAGGCCCGGGATCCCTTGGCCCACGTGAAGATTCTTGACCTCCGCCTGCTGAAGAATGATTTTTCAACGCTTGCGCAGATAGTCAAGGATTACGGCCCCGATTTCATAGGATTCAGAGGCGTGAGCCGCGATGCGGTCTTCATGGCGGACATGGTGAAGATGATGAGGTACCTTGTCCCCGGGGCGGTGCTTGTAGGAGGCGGGCCCCATGTATCGGCTGCCAGGGAGAAGGTGATGAAAGACGCGCCTCTTGATTATGCGGTTTACAGCGAGGGCGAACTGGCGCTGCCTGCACTCATTGACGCCATAGAGGGAGGAGGCGCCTTCCAGGATGTTCCAAACCTTATCTGGAGGGATAAGGACCGAAATATCGTGGTAAACCCCCTGGGGCCTTATGTGAGCGATCTTGACAGGCTCCCCATGCCCTCTTGGGAGCTTCTGGATCACGAGCAGTACTTTGCGATGAACTATTATCCCCAGGTTCCCATCAATCTCAACGCCAGGCGAGAGCTTGTATCCATCATGACAAGCCGGGGCTGCCCTTACCAGTGCATATTCTGCCACAACATCTTCGGGAAAAAGTTCAGGGCCCGCAGCCCCGGCAATGTCGTTGACGAAATCGAGCATCTTTACAAGAATTTCGGCATACGGCAGTTCGATTTCAGGGATGATATCTTCAATCTTGACAAGCAAAGGGTTCTTTCGATATGCGAGCTCATCATCGAGCGCGGGCTGGACCTGAGGTTCTCCTTTCCCAACGGCCTGAGGGCTGATATCATGGATGAGGAGCTGGTGCTGGCCATGAAGAAGGCCGGCCTCTACAGGCTGAACTATGCCCTGGAGACGGCATCGCCAAGGCTGCAGAGGATGACAAAGAAAAACATCAACCTGGAGAAGCTGCGTGCCATTATGCGATTCACCTCGGCCCAGGGAATCCTTACCAATCTCTTCGTGATGCTCGGCTTCCCCACGGAGACCCGCGAAGAGATGATGATGACCGTAGAATTTTCCCTCGATCCGGCCCTTGATTTCATCCATACCTTTACGGTGAACCCCTTTGAAGGGACGGAAATGGCGGAGATGCTCAGGACTGAAGGGGTGAACGTCGAAGACTTCAGGAAAAAATATGATTATTTTGCCGTGGAGTACAGCATATGCGAGCTCGCCCGCGATGAGGTGGAGGCCCTGCGCAGCGACCTGCTCAAAAGATTCTTCACACCGGAGCGCATCACAAGGACAACTGAGAAACTGAAGGCCTTTGCTTAG
- a CDS encoding glycosyltransferase family 1 protein gives MRLGINAILLEGKRTGVGRYLESLLREWSLAPSGVEFILYYLNEEPRDAFLDAPQFTRRRIGIRKLGQSDVFEWELANNPVDMFFSPLYDLPMPLVPPAVITIHDMIHEAFPESFNEVQLSYLREKTAYGVKMADVIITDSLFSREEITARFPGAAGKIEVIPLAPSPLFKVAEVEAGFMEKRFGVKGPFIFYVGAVTPKRHIRPLFEAFCRIASRYPQWSVITIGRNVTFPHENLDELTAGYNRAIGRQALIYEEFVSDGDLLKLYNKADIFAYLSTYEGFGMPPLEAMACGAPVITSTASSLPEVVGDGALTVNPFDAGEVTEGLSRLMGDQILRDRLREKGFLRVKCFSWAATAEKTLSAIKKAFAKGVKAS, from the coding sequence ATGCGCCTGGGAATCAATGCAATACTGCTTGAAGGAAAGAGAACAGGTGTGGGGCGGTACCTTGAGAGCCTTCTCAGGGAATGGTCACTGGCTCCCTCCGGTGTAGAGTTCATTCTGTACTACCTCAATGAGGAGCCCCGGGATGCCTTTCTTGACGCTCCCCAGTTCACGAGGAGGAGAATCGGGATAAGAAAGCTCGGCCAGTCTGATGTCTTTGAGTGGGAGCTTGCGAACAATCCCGTGGATATGTTCTTTTCTCCCCTTTACGATCTTCCCATGCCCCTTGTCCCGCCGGCAGTGATTACGATCCACGACATGATTCATGAAGCCTTTCCCGAGTCATTCAACGAGGTGCAGCTTTCCTACCTGAGAGAGAAGACTGCCTACGGCGTGAAAATGGCCGACGTCATTATCACCGATTCCCTTTTTTCCAGGGAGGAGATCACGGCACGCTTTCCAGGAGCCGCCGGCAAGATTGAGGTCATTCCGCTGGCGCCCTCGCCGCTTTTCAAGGTGGCGGAGGTGGAAGCCGGTTTTATGGAGAAGCGCTTCGGGGTCAAGGGTCCCTTTATCTTCTACGTGGGCGCCGTGACTCCCAAGAGGCACATAAGGCCCCTTTTCGAGGCGTTCTGCCGCATCGCCTCCCGTTATCCCCAGTGGAGTGTCATCACCATCGGAAGAAACGTGACTTTCCCCCATGAGAATCTCGATGAGCTCACGGCAGGCTACAACAGGGCAATCGGGCGGCAGGCCCTGATCTATGAGGAGTTCGTAAGCGACGGGGACCTTCTGAAACTCTATAACAAGGCCGATATCTTTGCCTATCTGTCCACTTATGAGGGCTTTGGAATGCCCCCCCTGGAAGCAATGGCCTGCGGGGCACCTGTCATCACTTCCACGGCAAGCTCTCTGCCCGAGGTGGTCGGTGACGGAGCTCTTACCGTCAATCCCTTCGATGCCGGTGAGGTCACGGAGGGGCTTTCCCGTTTAATGGGCGATCAAATCCTGAGAGACCGTCTTCGTGAAAAGGGATTTCTCAGGGTAAAGTGTTTTTCATGGGCCGCCACTGCGGAAAAAACTCTCTCAGCTATTAAAAAAGCCTTTGCAAAGGGGGTAAAGGCCTCATGA
- a CDS encoding ankyrin repeat domain-containing protein has translation MDELAEYVLDSNGNIDLEKGVELLEQNPDLITMRDEKGNALLHWVVEKGDCDAAELLLQKGAEIEAQDSNGCTPLHHATLKNIPKIVELLTEWGADTNAVDSLGNTPLHCAVISCPLQTIEFLLDHGADPAIQNNDGFTALDIARNAGMQEIAALLERYA, from the coding sequence ATGGACGAACTTGCCGAATATGTGCTTGACAGCAACGGAAACATAGACCTGGAAAAGGGCGTTGAGCTCCTGGAGCAGAATCCCGATCTTATCACCATGCGGGATGAGAAAGGAAACGCGCTCCTTCACTGGGTCGTGGAAAAAGGGGACTGTGACGCGGCGGAGCTCCTTCTTCAAAAAGGCGCAGAGATCGAGGCACAGGACAGCAATGGATGCACCCCCCTCCACCATGCCACCCTCAAGAACATCCCTAAGATAGTTGAGCTTCTCACTGAATGGGGAGCCGACACCAATGCAGTCGATTCCCTGGGAAACACTCCTCTGCACTGTGCCGTCATAAGCTGCCCCCTGCAGACCATAGAGTTTCTTCTTGATCATGGGGCGGACCCGGCCATACAGAACAATGACGGATTTACCGCCCTCGATATAGCGAGAAATGCGGGGATGCAGGAGATTGCCGCGCTTCTTGAGCGTTATGCCTGA
- a CDS encoding methyltransferase, with the protein MEIRLEIRNELIKILETGMGNCGQRALSVALRRHVFDRLSGRKILRSEMTGIMECPPRPARIMTDLLVAMGLLVAEDELLSLSEASETYLVSARETYIGQFLLMLDERLYFPWAELESVIEKDRPWREAYDSSSLSGEEAYGIVKKAMMGLHGLTSVTAAALASVIDLEPATTHLDLGGGTGALSIALARKFPAVRFIMADIGYVLDVARENIETAGLASRIEIVRADFFKDPLPGHPCSISLSNVLQDWPQEKKALIVSRAFDTLPAGGMLFVMECMLDDDRKGPLLSALMSLNMLIETDGGESSSVSDLRALLAGSGFVEVEFIADFIPLGILRARKPGAPRKGF; encoded by the coding sequence TTGGAGATAAGATTGGAGATAAGAAATGAGCTGATAAAGATCCTTGAGACAGGGATGGGAAACTGCGGGCAGAGGGCCCTCTCGGTGGCGCTCCGACGCCATGTGTTTGACCGTCTCTCGGGGAGAAAAATCTTAAGGTCTGAAATGACGGGTATCATGGAATGCCCGCCCCGGCCAGCCCGCATTATGACTGATCTGCTGGTGGCCATGGGCCTTCTTGTGGCTGAAGACGAGCTCCTGAGCCTCTCAGAGGCATCGGAGACTTATCTGGTCTCAGCAAGGGAGACCTATATAGGCCAGTTTCTCCTCATGCTCGACGAGCGCCTCTATTTCCCCTGGGCGGAGCTTGAGAGTGTGATAGAAAAAGACAGGCCATGGCGTGAAGCCTACGACAGCTCCTCCCTTTCAGGGGAAGAGGCTTACGGGATTGTGAAAAAGGCTATGATGGGCCTTCATGGCCTCACGTCGGTGACAGCCGCCGCGCTGGCCTCCGTGATCGACCTTGAGCCGGCCACAACGCACCTGGACCTTGGCGGGGGGACAGGCGCCCTCAGCATTGCCCTTGCAAGGAAGTTCCCCGCTGTCCGCTTCATAATGGCCGACATAGGGTACGTGCTCGATGTGGCAAGGGAGAATATTGAGACGGCAGGCCTTGCATCCAGAATAGAAATTGTGAGGGCCGACTTTTTCAAGGACCCGCTCCCCGGCCATCCCTGTTCAATATCTCTCTCCAATGTGCTCCAGGACTGGCCGCAGGAGAAGAAGGCACTTATCGTGTCACGGGCTTTCGATACCCTGCCTGCGGGCGGCATGCTCTTTGTGATGGAGTGCATGCTCGATGATGACAGGAAGGGGCCTCTTCTCTCAGCACTCATGTCCCTTAACATGCTTATTGAAACCGATGGAGGAGAGAGCTCGAGCGTATCGGATCTCAGAGCGCTCCTCGCGGGGAGCGGGTTCGTGGAGGTCGAGTTCATCGCCGATTTCATTCCTTTGGGGATTCTCAGGGCAAGAAAACCCGGAGCCCCCCGGAAGGGGTTTTAG
- a CDS encoding glycoside hydrolase family 13 protein, whose protein sequence is MKRVVLIIILALPLIMNYSFAAETPQAGDGEWKKSWYVNATWYQIFPDRFYNALSKNDPLFSPHYDRQGRLLPQRLSPWTDQKPTNISKYGGDLEGIKEKLPYLHELGISAIWLNPVFAATSNHRYNTSDYRLVDGALGTGEDLAGLIEKAHRMDIRVILDGVFNHTGYEFWAFQDIVARGRKSPYREWYSIKSYPVRKLWEQSPSKKPNYECWWGVGSLPKLNHDNADVRAHLYEITKKWMALGIDGWRLDVPEEIKNDRFWSEWCALVKSVNKDAYISGEIWGEGAAWVNDGTRFDGLMNYYGFRDPALKYFAGRKITVSEFDRLLAERRALYPHRVNCAMQNLLSSHDTARFLSALQNGDEKDSDKEKKSYDKSPAKAETVRRFKVAVLFQMTYVGCPMLYYGDEIGMTGGKDPDCRRPMQWDPALQNRELLSWHRRLIALRSAHQCLRTGDFETLIKDDERDIYGYRRLDGGETLAVIINYSGEGREVTLPGAPASSVRDLITGREFFPSAGGLSMTLMPWSGVVLKGI, encoded by the coding sequence TTGAAAAGAGTAGTCCTTATCATCATTCTTGCATTACCGCTTATCATGAACTACAGCTTTGCAGCAGAGACACCGCAGGCAGGAGATGGAGAGTGGAAGAAAAGCTGGTACGTCAATGCCACCTGGTACCAGATATTCCCCGACAGGTTTTATAACGCCCTTTCAAAGAATGATCCCCTCTTTTCCCCTCACTACGACCGGCAGGGCAGGCTCCTCCCCCAGAGACTCTCACCCTGGACCGATCAAAAGCCCACCAATATCTCAAAATACGGCGGCGATCTTGAAGGTATCAAGGAGAAGCTCCCTTACCTCCATGAGCTGGGCATCTCGGCAATCTGGCTGAATCCCGTCTTCGCCGCCACTTCCAACCACCGCTACAACACCTCGGACTACCGCCTCGTTGACGGAGCGCTTGGCACCGGGGAAGATCTCGCGGGGCTCATCGAAAAGGCCCACCGCATGGACATCAGGGTGATACTGGACGGTGTCTTCAACCACACGGGCTACGAGTTCTGGGCATTCCAGGATATTGTGGCCAGGGGCAGAAAATCGCCTTACCGGGAGTGGTATTCCATCAAGAGCTACCCCGTGAGAAAGCTCTGGGAGCAGTCCCCTTCAAAAAAGCCGAACTACGAATGCTGGTGGGGCGTGGGAAGCCTCCCGAAGCTCAACCACGACAATGCTGACGTAAGGGCCCATCTCTACGAGATCACGAAGAAGTGGATGGCCCTGGGGATCGACGGGTGGCGCCTCGATGTGCCTGAAGAAATAAAGAACGACAGGTTCTGGAGTGAGTGGTGCGCCCTGGTAAAGAGTGTAAACAAGGACGCCTATATATCGGGTGAAATCTGGGGCGAGGGCGCCGCGTGGGTAAATGACGGCACCAGGTTTGACGGGCTCATGAACTATTACGGCTTCCGGGACCCCGCCCTCAAGTACTTCGCCGGCAGAAAAATCACCGTGTCGGAATTTGACAGGCTTCTTGCCGAGCGGCGGGCCCTCTATCCCCACAGGGTGAACTGCGCGATGCAGAACCTCCTCTCGAGCCACGACACGGCAAGGTTCCTCTCGGCCCTCCAGAATGGCGATGAGAAAGACAGCGACAAGGAGAAAAAGAGCTATGACAAGAGCCCTGCAAAGGCCGAGACGGTGAGACGCTTCAAGGTGGCAGTCCTTTTCCAGATGACCTACGTGGGATGCCCCATGCTCTATTATGGTGACGAGATCGGCATGACAGGCGGCAAGGATCCCGACTGCAGGAGGCCCATGCAGTGGGACCCTGCCCTCCAGAACAGGGAGCTCCTGAGCTGGCACAGGAGGCTCATTGCCCTCAGATCGGCTCACCAGTGCCTCAGGACCGGTGATTTCGAGACTCTTATCAAGGATGATGAGAGAGATATTTACGGCTACAGAAGACTTGATGGCGGGGAGACGCTTGCGGTAATCATTAATTACAGCGGTGAAGGCAGGGAGGTCACTCTCCCTGGTGCACCGGCATCATCGGTGCGTGACCTTATTACCGGGAGAGAGTTTTTTCCCTCAGCGGGGGGCCTGTCAATGACCCTCATGCCCTGGAGCGGCGTCGTGCTCAAGGGAATCTGA
- the nth gene encoding endonuclease III: MRPLERGTMERKYAAELMARLERAYPHARTALHYGNPLEMLVATILSAQCTDERVNMVTPGLFKKYRRPSDYYGAAPEELESDIHSTGFYRNKAKSIQGAARMIDERFGGKVPDSMEKLLELPGVARKTANCVLGNAYGIASGIVVDTHVLRLSGRLGLSDKKNADKIEGDLMKIVPGEKWIDFSHWLVEHGRAVCKARKPLCGKCMLSDICPSPENTVRFP, encoded by the coding sequence ATGAGACCGTTGGAAAGAGGCACCATGGAGAGAAAATATGCTGCAGAGCTTATGGCAAGGCTTGAAAGGGCATATCCCCATGCCAGGACAGCCCTCCATTACGGCAATCCCCTTGAAATGCTCGTTGCCACCATCCTTTCCGCCCAGTGCACCGATGAGAGGGTGAACATGGTGACTCCAGGTCTTTTCAAGAAGTACCGCAGGCCTTCGGACTATTACGGCGCCGCTCCTGAAGAGCTTGAGAGCGATATTCACAGCACGGGCTTCTACCGGAACAAGGCCAAATCCATCCAGGGCGCCGCCAGGATGATAGATGAGCGCTTCGGCGGGAAGGTGCCCGATTCAATGGAAAAGCTCCTCGAGCTGCCGGGCGTGGCGCGGAAGACTGCAAACTGCGTGCTTGGCAATGCCTACGGCATTGCCTCGGGCATCGTGGTGGACACCCATGTGCTCAGGCTTTCGGGGAGACTCGGCCTCAGCGATAAGAAGAACGCCGACAAGATCGAGGGCGATCTCATGAAGATTGTCCCCGGGGAGAAATGGATTGATTTCTCGCACTGGCTCGTGGAGCATGGCCGCGCGGTCTGCAAGGCCCGCAAGCCCCTCTGCGGCAAGTGCATGCTCTCCGATATCTGCCCGTCGCCTGAGAATACCGTCAGATTCCCTTGA
- a CDS encoding RNA methyltransferase gives MKNQQDLRDSISIVLVSPKRSANVGAVARAMKCMGFQDLVLVDSRCQIDKHAFALATGSSDILEGARFFQALEDAVMEYGLVLGTTRRKGKRRYNFIMPRQMSASLVPRYLPSKIAIVFGPEDYGLSREHLDLCQYLVEIPTDAGFGSLNLAQAVMIICYELQSAALPEAHIDEEKATGADMERICRAVDETMEKIRYPARKKFQHTGGRIKEILSRSSLTKWEADMLMGIARHLRYISDKLWKGNEGSEGESATPVEES, from the coding sequence GTGAAGAATCAGCAGGATCTCAGGGACAGCATTTCAATAGTGCTCGTAAGCCCGAAGCGCTCTGCGAACGTAGGCGCCGTCGCCCGGGCGATGAAGTGCATGGGCTTCCAGGACCTGGTGCTTGTAGATTCGCGCTGCCAGATAGACAAGCACGCCTTTGCGCTTGCCACGGGCTCAAGTGATATCCTGGAGGGGGCCCGGTTCTTTCAGGCCCTCGAAGACGCGGTGATGGAGTACGGCCTCGTGCTGGGAACCACAAGGCGCAAGGGCAAGAGGAGATACAATTTCATCATGCCCAGGCAGATGAGCGCCTCCCTTGTTCCGCGCTATCTTCCCTCGAAAATAGCAATAGTCTTCGGCCCTGAAGATTACGGGCTCAGCCGTGAGCATCTTGATCTCTGCCAGTATCTTGTGGAGATACCCACTGATGCCGGCTTCGGCTCGCTGAACCTCGCCCAGGCTGTCATGATAATCTGTTATGAGCTCCAGAGTGCCGCCCTGCCAGAGGCTCACATTGATGAGGAGAAAGCCACAGGTGCAGATATGGAGAGAATATGCCGGGCCGTTGATGAGACCATGGAAAAAATACGCTACCCGGCGAGAAAAAAGTTTCAGCACACAGGAGGCCGCATCAAGGAGATTCTCTCCAGGAGCTCACTCACAAAGTGGGAGGCCGACATGCTGATGGGAATTGCCCGCCACCTGCGCTACATAAGTGATAAGCTCTGGAAGGGCAATGAGGGCTCAGAGGGAGAATCTGCCACGCCTGTTGAAGAATCATGA